The window CAAAAGCCTTAACTGAAGTGGGAAAGAGGGCAGGgaccagcaaggcagcacaGAATACAAACAAGCAGCATCTCCCAAGACACCACCGTCTGGGATTTACTGACCACAGCAAGAGCAATTTACTTGATTTCCTGCCACAGAACTGAAAGTTACCATCTCTTTAGACACCACAAACAGTAACTTTCTAATCTTCTCCTGGGGCAACTATAATGGATTTGCTTGTACTAAAGTCAATGGGCCCAAGGTTTCTGAGCTAAAAGAAGcccaagcacagctcagctctcatCACATTTGGGTAGAGTTTGAAGAAATTCACCACATTTTACCCTCAGGGAACAATGCCTAGGACTGGCATCCCTGCCACCACTTGGCAGGCAGTTGCAcccaaagggaaaaacagaaaacagactCCAAGACTCATTCCTTGGGTATTGTGTAGGCTCATGTGCCCTTTCTGTGACTCCTGAGGGAAGAAGACTTTCTGGACTCATCCAAAATGCATACTGGCATCATGTAGTCAAAATTTCTGGTCCAGGTACCTCAGAGGTGTTTtaatgtggaaaagaaaaccctAGGATTTCAATCCTGAAAACTTTTATTAACCAAAAGCCAAAAAGCAGAGGTACTGCTGCAGACTAGCTACAATCCAAGAGCTCCTTGCATTAAATGTACAGGAAACCCTTCATACTGTTTAACTCTGTACATGACTAATGCTTAGCATCTCTGCCATCAGTGGAGACATGCAACAGCTCCTCTTGCTTTCTGGAGGAACCTGAATTAGGCTGCCCAGATTCCTCACATGGCTGCAATCTGACTGAGATACTCGGCAGTCAGACACCTGGTATAATTTCTCCCAGATGTGATTAAAGGAATCATCATTCTTAATGCTGCAAGATAATTAAAACTGTCCAAAAACACCTTTGATGAATATATACTACTAAAGCACCAAACTAAGTTTTAGAGAAAACGTGTCCTGAATACTACTCAAAATCTGTAGAAAGAATATTCTTAGTATAAGGAAAATATCAGggtggagggaggaaaagaaatgaacaTCCATGTCTAGAATCAAGACAGTAAAAAACAGCAATACTGCTCATTGCCAAAACTGAGTAACATCAGACCAGTaagacacagcacagcacaaaaatgGACATATatggaaaacacagcacaaaaatgaATACATATCTGGAAAACTCACCAGGACATGTTCCCAGTTCTGCATCAGGTAAATGTCTGCTTGATCAATAATGAGGATTTCTATTGATGACAGAAAATCAAagtctcttttcttctccccctcTGCACCAATGACAGTCCTGATGCCCAGGGGAGAGGCAATGATGATGTCTGAGGAGTAGAAGGGTGCATAGAGTCTCATGCTCTTCTGCAGGATTGCAACACCTGTCCAACAACACCAACAGCAACTTCTCAGTTAACATCAATTATCAACGACATTCCTCCAGGAGGCTCTGGAACAgtaatttcccccatttcctctCCCCACACTGATGAATATAGCTGGACACAACTAATATGTCTGAAACACTCCTTTCCCCAAGAAGTGCTTATTCACCCTACCCCCATTTGACAAGCATGTGGAAAATTTTCATGCAGTTTGGCAAAGCAttgctgtattattttttaaaagatttttcataatctgaatgaaaatttttaactgaaacatattgtttctgattttctgcTGAACAGGGGAATGAGGAGACTGAataacttaagaaaaaaaatgcagaaattattaACTACTCCTTTCTCCCAAATCCTGAACTTTGGGTATTACAGTAACTGTTAATTTAATCTGTCATGAAAGATTTGGGGTGGATCTCTTGACTATCAACTCTCTTTATTCACAGGGCTGAAAGATTTGCTACTAAACCACAAAGGACAAGGTTCTTCATGCTACAGTGACTAAAGTCTTGCACCTacactgctgctcacaccaCATGCTGCAGGGTACATTCTGAACCAGCCTATGCAGCACCACCTCTCACGTTATAGACACGAAAGGGAAGGAATCAAAGGAGTTTGTGTCATAACTACGTGGCTGCATTTCCAGAACCCACAGTTTCCTGGTCTTAAAAATGCAGCTAGTGCAGACACATTCAAACCACCTCCTTCAATCTGCCCAACAAAGTCTCTCCAACTTCTCTCCCTGTCCATCTGAAGGCAGATAAAATGGCTTCAGCTGAAGTCCCAAGAACTTCAGAGACAGCAGTAGGGACCCCTCCTACTGTCTATTTAAACccaagaataaaaatgaaaaaagaaagaaaaaaaagaaaggttctGTTGGTTGAATTTCCAGGAAGAAGATATCACTTGTCACAGCATATATACAGTTTAGAAACATcaagtctttttttctctttaaaaatgtgaaagaatgGTGGTTTCAGTAAGGCATAACAAATGTGCTTTAAATTAGATCTTTGTGCAGAAGTAACAGGGTGTGCAGCACagtaagaaagagaaattattctGCTTCTATAATTTGCCTCTGCAAGTTAACAGCACTGAAAGTTTCTTCAATCATGTCTTAACACTTAGTAAGTGGAACAAGCAGAGTGTGGTATGGGAGAggactgaaaggaaaattattatgCCACTGAAAGTAAGATGCTCTCAGCCTGAGAGATATTCactggggaaggaagaaagactGACTGCAACCTGCACACATCTTCCACTGTATCATTACATTTCTTGGGGTGCCAATTTATCTTTCAAGATGCAGTATTTCAAAAGCCTCTGATCTATCAAGTTAAGTTAGAAAAACTGCCTTCTCATCTTAGCAGCTCCAGGAACCCAGCCACTAGCTAGTTCTATGCACACTGAGTTACTAAACAGCATAAGTTTACAATATTATATGAAACAGCCTCACATTTTCTGCTTGTCCAACACTCCTACTTGCTGGCTACCCATGTGCTTCCATGAAAACCAttggaagcaaagcagaaaactgcTTTGCTCAGTACTGAGCTTTAATTTTGTTCCAACCATTACACAAGACATTGTGAACAGGCTAATTAAGgcctaaagatttttttttataacatgAAAAGATTTTGCTGCATAATCAAGGCTATCTTCAAAATGAGGTGTGGGCAGTCCTGCTAGAATAAAGCTGTCATTGCATTTTAAATGATTCTGAACTTGATGTGAAAATAATTATCtctctattttctctttctttttaatttctggaaaggcaagaaagattttcagaaaaatccagGTTGCCAGGGCAAAACCGGCAGGAATACCACACAGCCTAGAGTCTCACCAAACTTCCAGCCCTGATAGCTCTAAggcatttgggaaaaatttgttCCATAGCAGTTCTGTACAAGCCAAAAATCATCTGTTCAGTAGGTTATTACCAATTCTGAAGTGGTCATCAATGTTGCCAGCAAAGACAGCTTCATAATCTTCAGGTCTTTTCAGGTTGGGGGGCTTCTCTTCTGGGTCAGAGCCATACTCCCCTTTGAAGCGCTTTTTGTTACTcacatctatttttttcttgtcattcaCTTCGAGGAGACTGATGAAAACATGCACAATGCGCAGAGCACACTCCCTGAAGGGCACTATCATCAGCACCTGTGCAGATCAACAGTGACAGAGAGTAACCCATCACACACGAACACTTGCCATTAAACATAAGTTAATTAAACTTTGGCTTGCCTGTGGGGCATCCCAACAGtccaaacaaaaccattctgacaagcagcagggagggaagatgcactgggatgcactgctCTTGAACTGGGCctggccagcagctcagcctggttGCCCAGCTCACTCAAGAGAACTGAAAACTAAGCACGTTCTCCAGGCAAGCAagagctgctgtgacacagagacaggGTCAAGGGCTGGCTCTTGGAAGGGTGGCAGTAATTTCTGCACAGAACTCCAAAATATAAATGGCTAACGGGGGAGTCAACACAGAAACCGGAGATTTGCTAGGCATGCAGCAAACACTGAAACCCAGCTCTCTGGAATTGTTCAACAGGCAGCTGGCACACTGGTGACAGGCTGTCATAGCTGAATCCACTTGGTTATCAACTACAGGATGCTGTGAATCCAGGGAGGACTGGTTTGGGGCCCAAACAGAAAGATCCTTTCATGCAGGCAAGTCCTTACAAGTGCCTAAGGACTAAAGAATTTTTGGCACATCTCACATTGAGTGACAGACTCTACACTACCTGCACTGATACTGAAGATTGATATGGAGGCACCTGTCAGCACTGGCAGATTTAAATATGGAAGCAAGAAAACTTATCAGTCTGTGGTGATAGGGACAAAAAACCAGATTAAGTCAAACTCATGGCTTTGCACAGAACCAGGCTGGCTAACAGCCCTGAGCTCACTGCTTCTCACACGGCATTTTCCCGGCCATGGAGGACAACTTCCAGGCGTGATAAAGGAATGTAGAAAGGCATATGCCCAGGAACACATTCcctgagagagcagcagcagaaatacttGTGGGTAAACTACCAGGATGTTTGTACAGCCTGAGCAGGCAGCCAGGGTGGGGCTCAGGGAACCAGAGCTCCCTCACCTTAGGCCTGGTGAGCCCCTGGTCCCGGTGATCATCGGTGTCAGTGCCTGGCTTTCGGTCCCTCCGTCTGGCGTTGTTGCTGAGCACCTGGGCGTTGGCCTTGAGCACGTGGTTCAGGGCGTGCAGGCAGTAAGCGTGCCGGATCTCCTCTCCGTTTGTTAGAGCGTTTCTCTCCGGGTAGAACAAGTCCCGGTAGGAATTCATGATACAGAACAGCTCTCTTTGTAACGGGGTAAAAGAGGAATCAGTTGGTTTGTCCGCTGCAGACAGAAACTGTTTATTCACTTTTGGCCAAGTGGATTCCAAAGGCTTGTGGAGATGAAGCTGTGTGACATCAACTTCTTTGTCTGCTTTGaaagttttctgtttctccaaaggggaagaaaaaactaCTTGACCCAGCCTTggccactggaaaaaaaataagccaaCAACACTGAGGAGTCATATGTAGCAAACCTTGCACACTTCAAAGCACATCACCACAGCTGGTGATATCAACTTTAATCAAGTTTGTGAGATTAAGGACATCATATTTTCATAATacaatatttttactttttttttccaatatgcAATCCCATTGAGAGTCTGCcaggataaataaaaatttcagcttGGTAGATCTGGATGGATCTTGCAATGATGTGTCTGTAGCTGTTCCCATGCCAGAGGAAACTGAGGAATTTTCTGCCTAACCCACCCAGCAAATCAGTGGCTCAAACCAGGGACGAGATGAGAACCCTGCAGTCCAACTGTGCTTACCAGCTGACCCCAATGAGTACATACTTTgatcaagaagaaaataaacccatTAGGGGCTAATCCCAGAAGTTGTGATACAGTTGTTAAATGCAGTCTTGTTGGGTGTCTGTCTGATTTTGGACAGCTATCAGTGTAGTAGGGGAAAACTCTAAACTTTAAGCCTTCTGCCATGCAAgttgtccccagctgtccccataAAGTAGCTACACCAATTTAAGCAAAGATATATCATGCATTGCTTCAGGTGGCACTGGTAATTTTGGCCAACATGTGccaaaaaagtaaattaaatttaaaaaaaaatcacagctttttCTCTGACTAACTAACCATTGGATATCTTCCAATGAATGTCACCCAGCATATGGCTGACCAGAATGGGAGGCAAGTCTCCAAACAAAATCAGATGTGGAAAAGTTCTGAAGCAAAGGTTTGTCAAAAAATGAGTATTTTGAAAACCCATATTCTCTGTCAAGCAATGAGGTGGTTTTCTGGTAATGTAATTCACACATTATTGCCAGAATTAAGTAATAaagtaatataaataataaattcccCTTCACTGGCTTGTAAACGTGTACAGGGACAGAGCCATCCTGAAGCAGGAATGTGAAAGTGCATCACAAGTACCTTTAAAAGTGCACATGGTCACCACAGAagttcagctgcagagcacatcGCTGGCATTGTGCTGTCACCACTCAGAAACAAGCCCTGTTTCCACCCCTTGTCAAGGTTTTGAGACTACAGCTCAAAATCTAAAGCTATGTGTTTCAGGTGTGTCAGCAGATGCCTCCAAGAACAGCAGACTTCACATTTCAACTCTTGCTCAGCAgtaaatgaagaagaaaacagttcAACAACAACACAGTGAAAAAATCTTGATAATTCTAGTGCCAGCAGCTAATAATAGCAATTGTGATCGACTGCACCTATataaaaaaaggattattttgaTCCAGGCATCTTTAGGAATGCTGGATGGCTACAGAAAATTATTACCTGACTTGGACTTGAAGTTTTAGGAAGTGCAgatattttctctatttccttttcttcaagTTCTTTGTCCATGTGCTGCTTAAATGGATCTAtttacagtaaaaacaaaaaaatagccTGAGAACTATTGCAGCTAATAGTAGAATCAAGCTGCAGAATGGATTTGCAAATGAGATGAACAGTCTCCATGCTGGCCAACACCACAATTAAAACTAGTTATTTCAAAGCACTTGGAGATGAGAGGAAGGATGTCAAATTCTCTCTGCAAAGAACAGAGAGAACAGATTTGAcagattgcttttaaaaaagaaaaagaagcactTATGGAACTACTAGAATTTTCAAGCACTAATCAAACGTTAGACAGGAAAACAATATGTACTGGAAAATAGTGGCAAGTTTTTGCCTTAAGCTCTGGCATGTCCATTGCTTGCAGGTGAAAAAGGCTGTCAATAGTAAAGTCCCAAGTGAACTTGCTAACCTTCCTAATTTACAAACAGTTCTGCCCAGGGCTTTGGCCCATGATGTGAACACAGTCTGtaataaagcagagaaatattAGGCGAGTTGTGGAGAAGGGGGGCAAAAATTGCCTGGAGTGAGAAAAAGTCTGATTTATCTaatcagcatttctttttggaaaggaaaagagaagcaaagaacTGTTAAATCACATTATACTCAAAGAGACTGGCACGCACAAAGTCACATGCAAAGTTAATTTTGAAAGCCAAGCCCTGTATCCTgcttgcagcacagcagcattcACTGCATAAAGAAAACTAATCAGGGAACACTGGTGCTTGCCAACAAATATCCAGCCCACACACAAGTTACCCGGGCAAAAGTCAAGACATTTACTGATCAtggcactgaaaaaaaaattgagaaaatttttccagaaatggaaatgaactGGATATCATTTAACTGTTCTTCAGGGTCTCTCCTCAGTTGAGTTTTACCAATTCCAACATTTTCCCAATGAAGTAGAGGGAGTAATGGGATGCCTTTTCAGGAATTTTAGTGACCCTGGGACTGGAGTAGAAATTCATCCTCTTTCTGCTATCTTAGGTGATTCATTTTCTGTAGTAGATTATAATGACACTTTCAAGCTGCAAGAATCCACTGAGAAGTAGTGCATCATTTATAGGTGGAACAAAGCTGTTAGGATACTTAGCATGCAGTTGGAGAGCTACTGTTCTCATTAAAATGCAATGCCAGCAGCCTAAGTCATATTCTCATGGTAACAAGAACGAGCTGTTTTTTCTATCACATGGCCCTTTGATGCTTCCACACATTTCATGTATCACCCAGGCTGCCTCCCAGATCTAatgtcagctgctgctccaagaTGACAAGCCAGCACCACTAGGGATGCTACAAacatatttctctctctcaaaCTATGCCATCTGATATTAAAGGCACAGAGCATTAAATATGAGCAGAAGCTGTGCAAGCACCAGTGAGTGCCCTGTCGCTGAAGGATCGCACACCCCTGCAACACAGTTATTTGTTACATATGGTGGGACAGCTCCAACACTGGAGCTTCAGATGCATCCATCAGTGCACTGAGATTCTGGGATACACCCTTCAAAGACACTACATGTGCTCTGCTGATGCTTCACTCCTGATCCTGGTGCAGTCAGACTCCTCTGCATCACCTTCAAAATTCTGAGAGCGCTGAGCATTTGTCTAAATTACTGTGGCTGCTCCAAGCTTCTCAGAATCTGACCTCTAACTCCACTGAGATGTGAAGGATGCCCTCACAGGTCAGCTTTGTGATTATCTACTGTGCTGTTTGTGCCAAGAACATCTTCCATAGTCAAGTGCAGGCTTGCAGAGCTCTTTGTATTACAGTGGCTTTTAAAACTACTattaaagcagcagaacaggatAACAACCTCCACACACTTTTCAAGTTCCTGATACTTTAAGCTTTACCAGTCATAGCAGAAACCCCACATGAATCCCAGTCCCCAGGGGCTACAGAGAACGAATGGTTCAGCTACACATCTGCATTAGTGTTAAGGGTCCCTTATGTAACCAGCTGACATGTGGGCAGCATGAATAATGAAGTGGAAGAACTTAGAAACTGTACAGCCCATCACTAGGGTGTTGGACAATTTAAACATGTTTACACATACTCCTCTAAAGGCAGATCCTTAAACACAAACACAGTTTTTTACCTTCTGGAAGAGCTTGTGAAGAACTGCTGTCTCTCCTATCTGCATTGCAATCTCCACTCTCCTCTTCCATGAAATTGGTTTCCAAGCTAAATTCAGATTCATGTTTCACATCAGTAAACTCCTCAATTACTCCATGACGTGGGTCACAAGGGGTATCTGTGCCAtcagcctgctcctggctgagcatctgctctgctgtgtctgtggcTGTCAATTGTTAGAAAGAAACAGgttattttctcctgaaaaagtTATTGTCTGTAGATGTTGTTCCCTTTGAGTTACCGAATTTCTTCTCCCAAAACtatgaaaaaagataaaagcatGTAATCTACATCTTCTGGCATGCTAGCCAAAAGATGACTTTTGGCTAGCATGACAAATGTTACATAACACAAAATGTGGTCCCCCAGATAAAATTAAAGAAGTAACCTGCTTGAGGAATTTAACTTTTAGTTTCTGAAGACCCTAAATAATTGGAAATGATTAAAGGTTGactcctctctcccagcatTTCTTTGCAGATTTCATGAATAAGGACACCTTGCCATAAAGCTGGAGGTTTCCTTCCAATTTCCATATTCTTTCCCATGCTGTGAGGCAAACCTTTCCCTGCTCTCGGTGGCACAGCCAAGCCAGATGCTGCTTGAGGGAACAGCTTGTGTCTCCCATGAGTGGGTGAGAACCCCTGGTCTGCTGCTCCATGTGGATTTCCTCTGTGCTGCCGCACAAACAACAtctgaggaagcagcagcagtctgTCTGGCAGAAAATGAGCACAGCTACCCTTTCCCCTGCTAaatccttcagcagctgctgctcccacccacACAGAGCCAATGGAGCAACAGAGTCTCCAAGGCAGAAGAGCACCCAGCCAACAAGACAGTCTACACCAGGATCCTGGCTAAAAACATACATTAGTCAAACAACGTTCACCAAAGCAGCATGGGAAAAGACAATCtaccttcttcctcctctggaACGTCATTTGTCTCTTCTTTGCCTTCCTCTGCTTCTCCAGTCTCCTGGGACCCTTCACTGTCCATTTCTGCCTCACTTTCCTCAGCTTCTTCGGATTCactttcatcttcctcttcctcactctCAGACTCAGGCGAGGTCTTCAGGGTAGCCAGGAGCTTATGATATCCAGAGACCTGTTCCACTTCAGTCTCTGAGTCACTTTCTTTACTTGATTTATCAGAATCATCagactggaaaggaaaacacaagtgTAAACAGCAACAACAGTAACAGCCTATAAAGCAGCAGGCAAATACCCTTACTTCTACTTGCACTATTATGTTTCCCCTCTCACATTAAATCTTTACATAGATGCAGCGGAATTTTTCAAAATCCAGCATTTTATGCCAATAATTATACTGGACACCTCCATTTAGGTTTTGAAATCATCTTGGGAGACAGAGTAAAGTGCCTCTTTCTGCACCAATTTGACTTGGAGCACCACAAAACCCAGTTCTTTCACAGCCTACTCTGAGTGAGGACATTTGACCTCCACAGACAAAGCATTTACTGAATCAGCATCAGATTCTTCTAAGAAAACCACATGCGGATTGAAAATTGTAGAAAGGCACCCATGCAAGGGACAGAGCATGCTGGAAATGCTTCTGGCTTTCAAGAAGGTAAGTGAAATAGCTGTCAGAGGGCAATGGTTCCCTGGGGAGTTGGTCAGGTTTGGTCCAGCTGTACAGCTCTACACTCCAAGCAAGCCAGACTTGAGCCAGTTCTGTCCTGGGCTTGCACAAACCAGGGTCCAGATTATAACCAAAACTATAGTGAAACCATGAGAATCCACACAACACCATTAACTCCCTTCTTAGTTTCTTTTagcccaaaaataaaaaaaaaacagtaaatacTACATTAATGTGCATAATTGCTAAAGGAAACAAATTAAACAGACTAATTAATCTTTACAAATTAAAACCTTGAAGTCTTTTATTAATCTGATGATAAAGGAGGTTACCAAATCCTgactgaaaaaaagtaaagcacTGGCAATCTGAAGAAGGAGTATTAACATATTTCTTTGCTCAACAGAGAACTAAGTCTCCTAACTCATGCAACACTAAGTTTACCAACATTATTAAAACAACAACTTAGAGTGTGATCTAACTTCCACTGTGACTAATACACAAAAAAGTTAAGAACTGCTGTTATTTACTGCTGCTTCTGCCCTCTGATGGTATAAGAGTTTAGAGGCAGACATCACAGAGAACAATTCAGAGCCACACAAAAATCACATTCATCTTTTTCTCCTAAATACTGGTTTTCTAAGGGGAACAACTTAATCAGCCTGAAAAAGCTGGAAACATGAAATGCTAACTTTTTCACTTCACTAAgctacacaaaaataaaagtaaggaaggaataaaaatacattacCAGTTCACATATTTGAGTTTCTTCTGGTCTTCCAGAAAccctgaaaagaaaacactaaCATACCTTACTCTGCCAATGATGTTACACACAGTATGAAAGAAATGAGGGGAAGAGTGATTTGATCAGTTAGGCAAGTttaaagaagtaaaagaaagctcaaaaccaaaccatcaCACATGTCTCCCTAAGAAAACAGACTGGGTGTTTACCCTTAAGATAAACCTTAAGGGTTGCCCTCTCAGGTGATGGGACCCTCTGCACATGAAGCCTAAGTGCTCAGGCATTACAACTGAtcaataaaaattttgaaataaaatccacTGTTAATCAGAAGATGAGGTCTCAAAATGAATTAAAAGCACCTAGCCACAAGAGTAGTTTGTAAAAAAGTTAACCAGAGACAGAGACTACTCCTAGCGCTAAATATTGGTCTGTGAAGTGGGAAACAGACACAAACTAAAGGAAAACCAGCATCAATTAACCAGTGTTGGGACTGCAATTCTTCAAAGAAGCCACTGTGCAAGCTGGGCTTAAACTAACCTCAATTCCTTCAATAAGATACAGAGTCTTGCGTGGGACTGAGCGTCACTGTACAGGGTGACACACAGGACACTCCCTGCAGCAGGCCTTCCACCCCAAGCCACACAGGCCAGGAGGGTCCCAGGGGACACACAGACCTTACTTAACACTGCGTGCCTGCTCCTAAAGGCtctacagcagcagcacaggtcaCAGAGCACCGGGACTAAGCAGCTCTTTCCTCAGAAGTTCACGCGTGGGTACAAAGGGAAGGTGGTCATTTTGACAGACGGGCATCCCGCCGAGGAGGGAATGGCTCCTGTCACACAGCTCT of the Camarhynchus parvulus chromosome 3, STF_HiC, whole genome shotgun sequence genome contains:
- the UTP25 gene encoding digestive organ expansion factor homolog; amino-acid sequence: MGKRRGGRELLRSLSKKQKKHLREFGEEHPFYDKVSGRPEETQICELSDDSDKSSKESDSETEVEQVSGYHKLLATLKTSPESESEEEEDESESEEAEESEAEMDSEGSQETGEAEEGKEETNDVPEEEEATDTAEQMLSQEQADGTDTPCDPRHGVIEEFTDVKHESEFSLETNFMEEESGDCNADRRDSSSSQALPEDPFKQHMDKELEEKEIEKISALPKTSSPSQWPRLGQVVFSSPLEKQKTFKADKEVDVTQLHLHKPLESTWPKVNKQFLSAADKPTDSSFTPLQRELFCIMNSYRDLFYPERNALTNGEEIRHAYCLHALNHVLKANAQVLSNNARRRDRKPGTDTDDHRDQGLTRPKVLMIVPFRECALRIVHVFISLLEVNDKKKIDVSNKKRFKGEYGSDPEEKPPNLKRPEDYEAVFAGNIDDHFRIGVAILQKSMRLYAPFYSSDIIIASPLGIRTVIGAEGEKKRDFDFLSSIEILIIDQADIYLMQNWEHVLHLMKHINLLPLDSHGVDFSRVRMLNLNNWSKYYRQTLLFSALQDPQINSVFNKHCFNYMGQVAIRNVPLTGSISHVVVQLPHVFRRLEADSVTSVIDGRFQFFIDKVLPEYRDAIMSHTLIYVPSYFDYVRLRNYFKKEDLNFTHICEYTKKAAVCRARRFFLKGEKQFLLFTERSHFYKRYTIKGIRNLIFYELPTYSHFYSEICNMLKATDSGVDATWTCTVLYSKYDAQKLAAVVGIDRTAQMLQSKKNVHLFVTGEND